Proteins encoded within one genomic window of Empedobacter falsenii:
- a CDS encoding sugar kinase: protein MSNNILTFGEVLMRISPSNHKTLQQSKEVEFFFGGTEMNVAASLSTFGCKTQHISNVSNDFVGDAAISYMKSLGIDVSFITKNEHPLGLYFLEVGSDVRPSRIAYNRLNGSFSNIKPNEVDWNKALENCNFFHWTGITPGISESAYETLKQGLQFAYSKGINITTDPAYRSNLWNYGKKGQDILKELIGYSTIFIGGVNEINEILETNFSTDKNGFIEASKTLMKEIPSIQKVFDKVRIGINASSQATQGRAWINDEYLETEEIQINHVVDRIGTGDAFAAGLIYGLINHDDQFALNFANAACAMKHTILGDTNLASVDDILELVNGNFGGRIKR, encoded by the coding sequence ATGAGCAATAATATTTTGACTTTTGGAGAAGTTTTAATGAGAATTTCTCCATCAAATCATAAAACTTTGCAACAAAGTAAAGAAGTAGAATTCTTTTTTGGCGGGACAGAAATGAATGTTGCGGCTTCTTTGTCAACTTTTGGTTGTAAAACGCAGCACATCTCAAATGTTTCGAATGATTTTGTCGGAGATGCAGCTATTTCTTACATGAAGAGTTTAGGAATTGATGTTTCATTTATCACAAAAAATGAGCATCCACTTGGATTATATTTTTTGGAAGTTGGTTCTGACGTCAGACCAAGTCGTATTGCATATAATCGATTAAATGGATCTTTTTCAAATATAAAACCAAACGAAGTTGATTGGAATAAAGCCTTAGAAAACTGTAATTTTTTCCATTGGACAGGAATTACACCTGGAATTTCAGAATCTGCTTATGAAACGTTGAAGCAAGGTTTACAATTCGCTTATTCAAAAGGAATCAACATCACAACTGACCCTGCTTATAGAAGTAATTTATGGAATTACGGTAAAAAAGGACAAGATATTTTGAAAGAATTAATCGGATATTCAACCATTTTTATTGGGGGAGTGAATGAAATCAATGAAATTTTAGAAACAAATTTCTCAACGGATAAGAATGGATTTATTGAAGCTTCTAAAACATTGATGAAAGAAATTCCATCAATTCAAAAAGTATTTGATAAAGTTAGAATTGGAATTAATGCAAGTTCGCAAGCAACACAAGGTAGAGCTTGGATTAATGATGAATATTTAGAAACAGAAGAAATTCAAATCAACCACGTCGTTGATAGAATTGGAACTGGTGATGCGTTTGCTGCAGGTTTGATTTATGGTTTGATTAATCATGATGATCAATTTGCTTTAAACTTTGCAAATGCTGCTTGCGCAATGAAACATACCATTTTAGGTGACACAAATTTAGCTTCTGTTGATGATATTTTAGAGTTAGTTAATGGGAATTTTGGGGGAAGAATAAAAAGATAA
- the kduI gene encoding 5-dehydro-4-deoxy-D-glucuronate isomerase: MINSEFRYAHHPNDVKKYTTEELREHFLIPDIFIEDQVKLVYSMYDRLIIGGIYPVNHALTLEPTKDLKAEFFLERRELGIINVGGKGKVTIDGTEYELSNKEALYIGKGNKEIVFDKVNNEQPLFYINSAPAHHSFPTKKITKNEAEIVELGDSKYANKRTINKLIVNSVLETCQLQMGMTELHPGSVWNTMPAHTHERRMEAYFYFDLEKGQSISHFMGQTNETRHIFLQNNQAVISPEWSIHSGVGTSNYTFIWGMAGENMDYSDMDGVNTDELK, encoded by the coding sequence ATGATAAATTCTGAATTTAGGTATGCACATCATCCTAATGATGTTAAAAAATATACAACTGAAGAACTAAGAGAACATTTTTTAATTCCTGATATATTTATAGAAGATCAGGTGAAATTAGTGTATTCAATGTATGATCGCTTGATTATTGGTGGTATTTACCCAGTTAATCATGCACTAACTCTGGAACCTACAAAAGATCTTAAAGCAGAATTTTTCTTAGAAAGAAGAGAGCTAGGAATTATTAATGTTGGTGGAAAAGGAAAAGTTACAATTGATGGAACTGAATACGAATTGAGTAATAAAGAAGCTTTGTACATTGGTAAAGGAAATAAAGAAATTGTTTTTGATAAAGTAAATAACGAACAGCCTTTATTTTATATCAACTCTGCTCCAGCTCATCACTCTTTTCCAACTAAAAAAATAACAAAAAACGAAGCTGAAATTGTTGAGTTAGGCGACTCTAAATATGCGAATAAAAGAACAATTAATAAACTGATTGTAAATAGTGTTTTAGAAACTTGCCAATTACAAATGGGTATGACCGAATTACATCCTGGTAGTGTATGGAATACAATGCCGGCTCATACACATGAAAGACGAATGGAAGCATATTTTTATTTTGATTTAGAAAAAGGGCAATCGATTAGCCATTTTATGGGACAAACAAATGAAACGCGTCATATTTTCTTACAAAACAATCAAGCTGTTATTTCGCCAGAATGGTCTATTCACTCGGGTGTAGGTACTTCAAATTATACTTTTATTTGGGGAATGGCAGGTGAAAATATGGATTACAGTGATATGGATGGTGTAAATACGGATGAATTAAAGTAA
- a CDS encoding KAP family P-loop NTPase fold protein, with translation MQISTTITKIKNLIKHDDVEIDKKYPFNNCKLDREKYATVLTSLIENYGDGFVLALNNKWGAGKTTFVKMWEQMLTNKGYETIYFNAWENDFEDNPLTALIGELNIIKKEESITFNKVVSSAAKLSKNILPAIAKGVLNKYVDSELIIDVVHESIKTATEIFEADVNDYVKRKESIKEFRKSLGDFVANNFNGKPLIFFIDELDRCRPNYSVSLLEQVKHFFNVPNIIFVLSIDKIQLGHAICGVYGSEKIDANQYLKRFIDVEFEIPQPDKNKFFEYLYDYYDFDSFLNSNERIKIREFQYDRDGFMKSLKNYIGILNLREQEKIMSHIRISLKTLSTNKYLIPDFLCFIIYCKFIQNDFYLGLSNKTLKMADAHTKMFEILTDLNFDNRDCIKIEAYFLNYYNSYLNNGYGEKVYVFNREISNYELNIKSKFNSEELMKFYEYYNDYGYRGELDLNLDYFINVIDLTYNPIVNI, from the coding sequence TTGCAAATCTCAACTACTATTACCAAAATTAAAAATTTGATTAAACATGATGATGTTGAAATAGATAAAAAATATCCATTTAATAACTGTAAACTCGATAGAGAGAAGTATGCGACTGTTCTTACAAGTTTAATTGAAAATTATGGTGATGGTTTTGTTTTAGCACTTAATAATAAATGGGGTGCAGGAAAAACCACATTTGTAAAGATGTGGGAGCAAATGCTAACTAATAAAGGTTACGAAACAATTTATTTCAACGCTTGGGAAAATGACTTTGAAGATAATCCTTTAACTGCTCTGATTGGTGAATTAAATATTATTAAGAAAGAAGAAAGTATAACATTTAATAAAGTTGTAAGTAGTGCTGCAAAATTATCTAAGAATATTTTACCAGCTATAGCAAAAGGGGTTCTAAACAAATATGTTGATTCAGAATTAATAATTGATGTAGTTCATGAATCAATTAAAACAGCTACAGAAATTTTTGAAGCAGATGTAAATGATTATGTTAAAAGAAAAGAATCAATAAAAGAATTTCGAAAGAGTTTAGGCGATTTTGTAGCGAATAATTTTAATGGAAAACCTTTGATATTTTTCATTGACGAATTAGATCGTTGTAGACCGAATTATTCAGTTTCATTACTAGAACAAGTAAAGCATTTTTTTAATGTACCAAATATTATTTTTGTTTTGTCAATAGATAAAATACAATTGGGTCATGCAATTTGTGGTGTTTATGGTTCAGAAAAAATTGATGCTAATCAATACCTGAAACGATTTATTGATGTAGAGTTTGAAATACCGCAACCAGACAAAAATAAATTTTTTGAATATTTATATGATTATTATGATTTTGATTCTTTTCTAAATAGTAATGAAAGAATAAAAATTCGAGAATTTCAATATGATAGAGATGGATTTATGAAATCATTAAAAAATTATATTGGGATTTTAAATCTTCGAGAGCAAGAAAAAATAATGTCTCATATTAGGATTTCATTAAAAACGTTAAGTACAAATAAATACTTAATACCAGACTTTTTGTGTTTTATTATCTATTGTAAATTTATTCAAAACGATTTTTACTTAGGGTTATCTAATAAGACTTTAAAAATGGCAGATGCTCATACTAAAATGTTTGAAATTTTAACTGATTTAAATTTTGATAATAGAGATTGTATAAAAATTGAAGCTTATTTCTTGAATTATTATAATAGTTATTTAAATAATGGTTACGGAGAAAAAGTATATGTTTTTAACAGAGAGATTTCAAATTATGAATTGAATATTAAATCAAAATTTAATAGTGAAGAGCTTATGAAGTTTTATGAATATTATAACGATTATGGTTATAGAGGTGAATTAGATTTAAATTTAGACTATTTTATCAATGTTATTGATTTAACTTATAACCCTATCGTAAATATTTAG
- a CDS encoding MFS transporter: MSQSQKTNWGQFIPLVTVFFFWGFVASSNEILIPVFKKSFDLSQAESQLVAVAYYIAYTVGALIYMGASLLAKQDLINKFGYKNSLSFGLLLSAIGTLFFIPVANTGSFPLMLTGLFTVGLGFSLQQTVANPLAIALGDASTGSQRLTLAGGINNLGTTIGPLIVAYAIFGAGGEGETTLSIEAVKIPYLCLGVAFLAVAIFLKFSSLPNHPEQEDDSAITTSKNDKSSALKYPQLLLGMLAIFLYVGVEVSTVSNLPAYMHNELGFDIQGVTPYVSLYWASMMIGRWGGAAEAFGLDKTKTLALKFIAPYLAFGIFLLVNYIAGHDLKPFYLYSVIILIMILASLWTNGNPAKMLLTFSIIGIVALLIGMNTTGLVSIYSITSVGLFCSTLWPCIFALAINGLGKNTSQGSNFLIMMIMGGGLVSIFQGYIADLTTVHSSYIVCILCFVYLVFYAIATPKILKKQGINLDEVKSEGGH; the protein is encoded by the coding sequence ATGAGTCAATCACAAAAAACTAATTGGGGTCAATTTATCCCACTAGTTACAGTATTCTTCTTTTGGGGATTCGTTGCGTCAAGTAATGAAATATTAATACCTGTTTTCAAAAAATCATTTGATTTATCTCAAGCAGAAAGTCAATTAGTAGCAGTTGCATACTACATCGCTTATACAGTCGGAGCTTTAATTTATATGGGAGCCTCTTTATTAGCAAAACAAGATTTAATCAATAAATTTGGGTATAAGAATTCATTATCTTTTGGACTTCTTTTATCTGCCATTGGAACGCTTTTTTTTATTCCGGTAGCCAATACAGGATCATTTCCTTTAATGTTAACAGGTTTGTTTACTGTAGGTCTAGGTTTTTCGTTGCAACAAACTGTTGCTAATCCACTTGCAATTGCTTTAGGAGATGCAAGTACTGGATCTCAACGTTTAACATTAGCGGGAGGTATTAATAACTTAGGAACTACAATTGGACCTTTAATTGTTGCTTATGCAATTTTTGGTGCGGGTGGAGAAGGAGAAACAACTTTGAGTATAGAAGCAGTTAAAATTCCATATTTGTGTTTGGGTGTTGCTTTTTTAGCTGTTGCCATTTTCTTGAAATTTTCGTCTTTACCAAATCATCCAGAACAAGAGGATGATAGTGCAATTACAACTTCAAAAAATGATAAATCATCAGCCTTAAAATATCCTCAATTATTATTAGGAATGCTTGCGATCTTCTTATATGTAGGTGTAGAAGTTTCTACTGTAAGTAATTTACCAGCATATATGCACAATGAATTAGGATTCGATATACAAGGAGTAACACCATACGTTTCATTATATTGGGCAAGTATGATGATTGGTCGTTGGGGTGGTGCTGCAGAAGCATTTGGTTTAGATAAAACAAAAACATTGGCTCTTAAATTTATAGCACCTTATTTAGCTTTTGGAATTTTCTTATTAGTTAATTACATTGCAGGACATGATTTGAAACCATTTTATTTATACAGTGTAATTATTTTAATAATGATTTTAGCTTCTTTATGGACAAATGGAAATCCTGCCAAAATGTTATTAACTTTCTCAATTATCGGAATTGTAGCATTATTAATTGGAATGAATACAACAGGTTTAGTTTCTATTTATTCTATTACAAGTGTTGGTTTGTTTTGTAGTACATTATGGCCTTGTATTTTTGCATTAGCAATTAATGGTTTAGGAAAAAATACTTCGCAAGGAAGTAATTTCTTAATTATGATGATTATGGGAGGAGGACTAGTAAGTATATTCCAAGGATATATTGCAGATTTAACAACTGTTCATTCTAGTTATATCGTTTGTATTTTATGTTTTGTATATTTAGTATTCTACGCAATTGCAACACCTAAAATTCTTAAAAAACAAGGAATTAATCTTGATGAAGTGAAATCCGAAGGAGGACATTAG
- the uxaC gene encoding glucuronate isomerase codes for MKSFITDTFLLQNKYAEELYFNYAEKLPIIDYHNHLSPKDIAENRVFENISKVWIAGDHYKWRAMRTLGINENCITGNASDLEKFEAWAKTVPHTLRNPLFHWTHLELKRYFGIDELLNENNAKEIFENTSAQLQQADKSCQGLLSLVNAETVCTTEDPTDTLEYHKTLNESDFNTKVSTAFRPDKAILIENEDYNSYINKLSEVVGFEINSFQNLKDALYNRIEAFNAIGCKICDHGLNNISYEEFTDNEINIIFESKRNNQPLNHTQIEQFKTALLLFLGETYHQFGWIQQYHLGALRNNNARMHRVLGPDTGWDSIGDFKQAANLSKFLNRLDGNDKLTKTIIYNLNPADNEIFATMIGNFNDGSVKGKVQFGSSWWFLDQKDGIIKQLNALSNMGLISCFIGMLTDSRSFLSFPRHEYFRRVICNLFGEEMANGELPNDIELVGKTISDICYYNAKEYFDF; via the coding sequence ATGAAATCATTTATAACTGATACATTTTTATTACAAAATAAATATGCCGAGGAATTGTATTTCAACTATGCTGAAAAACTTCCTATCATAGATTATCACAATCATTTATCACCGAAAGATATTGCAGAAAATAGAGTTTTTGAAAATATTTCGAAAGTATGGATTGCTGGAGATCATTACAAATGGCGCGCAATGCGAACGTTAGGAATTAATGAAAATTGTATCACAGGAAATGCTTCAGATTTAGAAAAATTTGAAGCTTGGGCGAAAACTGTTCCTCATACACTTCGAAATCCTCTATTTCATTGGACTCATTTAGAATTAAAACGATATTTTGGAATCGATGAATTATTGAACGAAAATAACGCGAAAGAAATTTTTGAGAATACTTCGGCTCAATTACAACAAGCAGATAAATCTTGTCAAGGTTTATTAAGCTTAGTAAATGCTGAAACGGTTTGTACGACTGAAGATCCGACAGATACGTTAGAATATCACAAAACACTGAATGAAAGCGATTTTAATACTAAAGTTAGTACAGCTTTCCGACCAGATAAAGCAATTCTGATTGAAAATGAAGATTACAATTCATATATTAATAAACTTTCTGAAGTTGTTGGTTTCGAAATTAATTCGTTCCAAAACTTGAAAGATGCTTTATATAATCGAATTGAAGCGTTTAATGCAATCGGTTGCAAAATATGTGATCATGGTTTAAATAATATTTCTTACGAAGAATTTACTGATAATGAAATCAATATAATTTTCGAATCAAAAAGAAATAACCAACCGTTAAATCATACTCAAATCGAACAATTCAAAACTGCCCTACTTCTATTTTTAGGAGAAACGTATCATCAATTTGGATGGATTCAACAATATCATTTAGGCGCACTTCGCAATAACAATGCTCGTATGCATCGTGTTTTAGGGCCAGATACAGGTTGGGATTCTATCGGAGATTTTAAACAAGCAGCCAATCTTTCTAAATTCTTAAATAGACTAGATGGAAATGATAAATTGACAAAAACAATCATCTATAATTTGAATCCAGCTGATAACGAAATTTTCGCAACAATGATTGGGAATTTCAATGATGGAAGCGTAAAAGGAAAAGTACAATTTGGTTCAAGCTGGTGGTTTTTAGATCAAAAAGATGGTATCATCAAACAACTAAATGCTTTATCTAATATGGGGTTAATAAGTTGCTTTATTGGAATGTTGACAGATTCAAGAAGTTTCTTATCTTTCCCTAGACATGAGTATTTCAGACGAGTTATTTGTAATTTGTTCGGAGAAGAAATGGCAAATGGAGAATTACCAAATGATATTGAATTAGTTGGAAAAACAATATCAGATATCTGTTATTACAATGCAAAAGAATATTTTGATTTTTAG
- a CDS encoding hemolysin family protein produces MEIVIIIVLILLNGIFSMSEMALVSSRKFKLENQMKKGSSGAKTALELAENPNKFLSTVQIGITLIGILLGVFSGDKLTADLTEFLTSIAFIAPYAKTLSPIIMVVIITYFSIVFGELLPKRLGMKFPEVVSTIVSKPMKWLSIITSPFVWLLTVTNNFFLKLFGIKDDSSEVVSEEEIKNIIKESTEGGEIQEKEHEILERVFELGDRRVNTLATHRSEIASLDISDDYEKARAKVKKNKYSAYPVTKNNNLDEIVGILKLKDMFGVSKEDFSLKKFIHKPIFVNENSFSYPLLEMLQNSQAHFAIILDEYGTTAGIVTINDILDELVGDTPENQDEDYEIVEREDGTWLIDGQFSIYEFEKFFEIDIDEDIENRYVTVAGIFLDKYETIPNVGDKVEVEDLTLEIVDKDGNRIDKILAYRKK; encoded by the coding sequence GTGGAGATTGTTATAATAATCGTATTGATTTTATTGAACGGAATTTTTTCCATGTCAGAAATGGCACTTGTTTCGTCAAGAAAATTCAAATTAGAAAATCAAATGAAGAAAGGAAGTTCTGGGGCTAAAACAGCTTTAGAACTTGCTGAGAATCCAAACAAATTTTTATCAACCGTACAAATCGGAATTACCCTTATTGGTATCTTGTTAGGGGTTTTCTCTGGTGATAAACTAACTGCAGATTTAACAGAATTTTTAACATCTATCGCTTTCATTGCACCTTACGCCAAAACACTTTCTCCAATTATTATGGTGGTTATCATCACTTATTTTTCGATTGTATTTGGCGAATTATTACCAAAACGTTTAGGAATGAAATTTCCTGAAGTGGTTTCTACTATTGTTTCGAAACCGATGAAATGGTTATCTATCATCACTTCACCATTTGTTTGGTTATTAACGGTTACCAATAATTTTTTCTTAAAACTATTTGGTATTAAAGACGATAGCAGCGAAGTTGTTTCGGAGGAAGAAATAAAAAATATCATCAAAGAAAGTACTGAAGGTGGTGAAATTCAGGAAAAAGAACACGAAATCTTAGAACGTGTTTTCGAGCTTGGAGATCGTCGTGTGAATACGTTAGCAACACATCGTTCAGAAATTGCTTCATTAGATATTTCGGATGATTATGAGAAAGCCCGTGCAAAAGTCAAGAAAAACAAATACTCAGCCTATCCCGTTACCAAGAACAATAATTTGGATGAAATCGTTGGGATTCTGAAACTAAAAGATATGTTTGGGGTAAGTAAGGAAGATTTTAGCCTGAAAAAATTTATACACAAACCTATTTTTGTCAACGAGAATTCATTTAGTTATCCGTTGTTGGAAATGTTACAGAATTCGCAAGCGCATTTCGCAATTATTTTAGACGAATATGGTACGACGGCTGGTATTGTAACAATAAATGATATTTTGGATGAATTGGTTGGTGATACACCAGAGAACCAAGACGAAGATTATGAAATCGTAGAACGTGAAGATGGTACATGGTTGATCGATGGGCAATTTTCGATCTATGAATTCGAGAAGTTTTTTGAAATTGATATAGACGAAGACATCGAAAATAGATACGTTACCGTTGCTGGGATTTTCTTGGACAAATACGAAACCATTCCAAATGTTGGTGATAAGGTAGAAGTAGAAGATTTGACGCTAGAAATTGTAGACAAAGACGGTAATCGTATTGATAAAATATTGGCATATCGTAAGAAATAA
- a CDS encoding gluconate 5-dehydrogenase encodes MNLFDLSGKIALITGGTHGLGLAMAEGLAQAGAELVITSTTPSKLEEALQYYKSKGFTATGYIFDVTDQLKAKEQVELIEKNHGQIDILVNNAGIIKRVLAVDMDIEDFRKVIDVDLVGPFIMSQLVAKGMIERKAGKIINICSMMSELGRDNVSAYASAKGGLKMLTRNLATEWAKHNIQVNGIGPGYFATSQTEPIRVDGNPFNEFIINRTPTGRWGNPEDLAGTAVFLASEASNFVNGQIIYVDGGILATIGKPSNE; translated from the coding sequence ATGAATTTATTTGATTTATCTGGAAAAATAGCTTTAATAACAGGAGGTACACACGGTTTAGGATTAGCAATGGCAGAAGGATTGGCGCAAGCTGGTGCTGAATTAGTTATTACAAGTACTACTCCTTCAAAACTTGAAGAAGCTTTACAATATTATAAAAGCAAAGGGTTTACTGCAACTGGATATATTTTTGATGTGACTGATCAACTGAAAGCAAAAGAACAAGTTGAGTTAATCGAAAAAAATCATGGTCAAATTGATATTCTTGTCAACAATGCTGGAATTATCAAACGAGTTCTTGCGGTAGATATGGATATCGAAGATTTCAGAAAAGTTATCGATGTCGATTTAGTTGGTCCTTTCATTATGTCACAATTGGTTGCAAAAGGAATGATTGAGCGTAAAGCTGGAAAAATAATTAATATTTGTTCGATGATGAGCGAATTGGGACGAGACAATGTTTCTGCCTATGCTTCGGCAAAAGGTGGATTGAAAATGTTAACGCGCAATTTAGCGACAGAATGGGCAAAACACAACATTCAAGTTAACGGAATCGGACCTGGTTATTTTGCAACTTCTCAAACAGAACCTATTCGTGTTGATGGAAATCCTTTCAACGAATTTATCATCAACAGAACACCTACAGGTCGTTGGGGAAATCCCGAAGATTTAGCTGGTACAGCGGTTTTCTTAGCTTCGGAAGCAAGTAATTTTGTTAATGGACAAATTATTTATGTCGATGGAGGAATTTTAGCAACAATAGGTAAACCATCAAACGAGTAA
- a CDS encoding site-specific integrase yields the protein MINYQLKSKDTSKQSPVFAYITGVFSQSQERLKVSIGKSIFPQDFGDVSDNYKYNRDRFFKSKKPSNLIFRDYIEKFEQAVNQTELYFRVIEKKPSKDEFKTKLLVNLGKEVEEKTSSNITLVDFINDYVKEVKELRLKNKKKISDGTIWNYLSVIHHIKNYQQSKGLELLISDFSFDIYNDFVEVTNQLAIDKIKGKNKEIHCKIHHKVGKSINTISVITTRLRFLLSKAQQRGYELHNTLNLRDERLIINMQPSAKEYYLTEELLLQIYNYKPKKNTTQKGKDYIMLAVTTGMRFESINKLRGDKPQLITTPTGEQFFAIKNRASKTGVELLSPLMKPAIEIYDRMMGQFPKLSTAPMVNYQIRALLSEMGIKDKVVVTHHVYGKGQIKENKLLSEVVSSHACRASFITNLLNLRVDRYKVKAMTHKAMNDGTAFSIYDRRSEIDRAIEFFDVTKNLDSEFFKYK from the coding sequence ATGATAAACTATCAATTAAAGTCGAAAGACACAAGTAAACAATCACCAGTTTTTGCGTACATCACTGGTGTATTTTCGCAATCACAAGAACGGCTTAAGGTATCTATTGGTAAATCAATCTTTCCACAAGATTTTGGAGACGTTAGTGATAATTACAAGTATAATAGAGATAGATTCTTTAAATCTAAAAAACCATCAAATTTGATCTTCAGAGATTATATTGAAAAATTCGAGCAAGCTGTAAATCAAACCGAGCTTTATTTTAGAGTGATCGAAAAGAAGCCAAGTAAAGACGAATTTAAAACTAAATTACTCGTCAATTTAGGTAAAGAAGTTGAAGAAAAAACAAGTTCAAATATTACCTTAGTTGACTTCATTAATGACTATGTAAAAGAGGTAAAAGAGCTACGACTGAAAAACAAAAAGAAGATCAGTGATGGCACAATTTGGAATTATTTAAGCGTAATTCACCATATAAAAAACTATCAACAGAGTAAGGGGTTGGAGCTCCTTATAAGTGATTTTAGTTTTGATATTTATAACGATTTTGTTGAAGTAACTAACCAGCTTGCGATTGATAAAATAAAAGGTAAAAATAAAGAAATTCATTGCAAAATACATCACAAGGTAGGAAAGTCAATTAACACTATCAGTGTGATTACAACACGCTTGAGATTCTTGTTGAGTAAAGCACAACAAAGAGGTTACGAGTTGCATAATACACTGAACTTAAGAGATGAGAGGTTGATTATTAATATGCAACCTAGCGCAAAAGAATATTACTTAACCGAAGAATTGTTATTACAAATATATAATTATAAACCAAAGAAGAATACAACTCAAAAAGGTAAAGATTATATAATGTTGGCAGTAACTACTGGAATGCGATTTGAGTCAATCAATAAATTGCGAGGTGATAAACCTCAGCTGATTACGACTCCAACTGGTGAGCAATTTTTTGCGATAAAAAACAGAGCAAGCAAGACTGGTGTTGAGCTGTTAAGTCCGCTCATGAAGCCAGCAATTGAAATATATGATAGAATGATGGGACAGTTTCCGAAGTTGAGTACCGCTCCAATGGTTAACTATCAGATAAGAGCATTGCTGAGTGAGATGGGGATAAAAGATAAAGTTGTGGTAACTCACCATGTTTACGGTAAAGGACAAATAAAAGAAAATAAGTTACTAAGCGAAGTAGTGAGTAGTCATGCTTGTAGAGCAAGCTTTATTACCAATCTTCTTAACTTGCGAGTTGATAGGTACAAGGTGAAAGCAATGACTCATAAGGCGATGAATGATGGAACTGCATTCTCTATATATGATCGTAGAAGTGAGATTGACCGTGCAATTGAGTTCTTTGATGTTACTAAGAATTTGGATTCAGAATTTTTTAAATACAAATAA